The Cydia fagiglandana chromosome 4, ilCydFagi1.1, whole genome shotgun sequence genome has a window encoding:
- the LOC134663983 gene encoding U11/U12 small nuclear ribonucleoprotein 25 kDa protein-like: MEETESENVTSTLSHDDLLEVTKSTVCTLLSCDPLLADLPTDIILEEILAQIAVEHGQSITIYISREDEPTLKVIVPQNASVRDLKKAVARHFEIYQQRTGSKVKISWKYIWKTYNLCFDSLVLDNDNSTIEDYGVTNKVTLTFKKRRKKTKKFS, translated from the exons ATGGAAGAGACCGAGTCCGAAAACGTGACCAGTACGCTATCTCACGACGACTTGCTCGAAGTTACGAAGTCTACTGTGTGTACTTTACTCAGTTGTGATCCTTTGCTTGCCGATTTGCCAACTGATATTATACTAGAAGAAATCCTTGCTCag ATTGCAGTTGAACATGGGCAATCTATTACAATTTACATATCACGAGAGGATGAACCAACTTTGAAAGTTATT GTCCCCCAGAATGCTTCAGTAAGGGATCTCAAAAAGGCTGTTGCCAGGCATTTTGAAATCTACCAACAAAGGACTGGCAGCAAAGTGAAGATCTCCTGGAAATATATCTGGAAAACCTACAATTTGTGCTTTGACTCACTTGTGTTGGACAATGATAATAGCACCATTGAAGACTATGGGGTTACCAATAAAGTGACACTGACTTTCAAGAAGAGGAGAAAGAAAACTAAGAAATTTTCATAG
- the LOC134664184 gene encoding mitochondrial import inner membrane translocase subunit Tim13-like, which produces MDTLSTGSLSGTQKEELMDQVKQQIAIANAQELLTKMSEKCFKKCINKPGTALDSSEQKCIAMCMDRYMDAWNLVSRTYSSRIQRERNNM; this is translated from the coding sequence ATGGACACCTTATCAACGGGTTCACTTTCGGGAACACAAAAGGAGGAGTTGATGGATCAAGTAAAACAGCAGATTGCAATCGCTAACGCGCAGGAACTTCTGACGAAAATGTCCGAGAAATGTTTTAAGAAGTGCATAAACAAACCGGGCACGGCCTTGGACAGTTCTGAACAGAAATGCATCGCCATGTGCATGGACAGGTATATGGATGCCTGGAACCTGGTGTCGCGGACCTACAGCAGTCGCATCCAGCGCGAGCGGAACAACATGTGA
- the LOC134664185 gene encoding uncharacterized protein DDB_G0287625 isoform X1: MPREKSSHRDRRSSSYSSESSYEKKKSKSKHKKRSRSRDRSVASSHKSKSSSHRHRKRSYSRSLSRDRYESKSRRRSSSRRRSSSRPRSKRSRRSVSRSRSRSRTKHSKSSKKSRRRSRSRSTSSRSSSFDIEPAQGFKSVRLDDTETKVEQAIKAAEAAGLTMTKIPTYEYPEVEVKEDMPTIHDRNLLAELNSDVFIQRSFTSSKNKKQNQNIVIDLDAETVKVPKSDIKVNNMDDTILNMDEIPSEEELREMWIKKLYQYRKRMLRGEI; the protein is encoded by the exons ATGCCTCGCGAAAAATCATCCCATCGCGACAGGAGAAGTTCCTCCTATAGCTCCGAATCGTCGTACGAAAAGAAGAAGTCCAAAAGCAAGCACAAGAAACGTTCCCGTTCAAGAGACAGATCTGTAGCTAGTAGCCATAAAAGCAAGTCTAGCTCTCACAGACATAGAAAGAGGAGTTATTCTAGAAGTTTGTCTCGGGATCGCTACGAGTCGAAGTCTCGGAGGCGCTCCAGTTCGCGAAGGCGCTCTAGTTCGCGGCCCCGCTCGAAGCGGTCTCGGCGATCGGTGTCTAGGAGCAGATCTAGAAGCCGTACTAAACACAGTAAGAGCAGCAAGAAGTCTCGCAGGAGGTCGCGCTCTCGCTCTACTAGCAGTCGCTCCAGCTCTTTTGATATAG AACCAGCACAAGGCTTCAAATCTGTTAGACTAGATGACACCGAAACCAAAGTAGAGCAGGCCATCAAGGCCGCAGAGGCTGCTGGGTTGACCATGACCAAGATACCAACTTACGAATACCCAGAAGTAGAAGTTAAAGAAGACATGCCAACAATCCACGATAGAAACTTGCTCGCCGAGTTGAACAGCGATGTGTTCATCCAAAGGTCATTCACATCCTCAAAGAATAAGAAACAGAACCAGAACATTGTAATAGACTTGGATGCGGAGACTGTTAAAGTTCCTAAAAGTGATATAAAAGTTAACAATATGGATGATACTATTCTGAACATGGAT GAAATTCCAAGCGAAGAAGAGTTGAGAGAGATGTGGATAAAGAAACTTTACCAGTATAGGAAGAGAATGCTGCGGggagaaatttaa
- the LOC134664185 gene encoding serine/arginine-rich splicing factor 4 isoform X2 — protein sequence MPREKSSHRDRRSSSYSSESSYEKKKSKSKHKKRSRSRDRSVASSHKSKSSSHRHRKRSYSRSLSRDRYESKSRRRSSSRRRSSSRPRSKRSRRSVSRSRSRSRTKHSKSSKKSRRRSRSRSTSSRSSSFDIAQGFKSVRLDDTETKVEQAIKAAEAAGLTMTKIPTYEYPEVEVKEDMPTIHDRNLLAELNSDVFIQRSFTSSKNKKQNQNIVIDLDAETVKVPKSDIKVNNMDDTILNMDEIPSEEELREMWIKKLYQYRKRMLRGEI from the exons ATGCCTCGCGAAAAATCATCCCATCGCGACAGGAGAAGTTCCTCCTATAGCTCCGAATCGTCGTACGAAAAGAAGAAGTCCAAAAGCAAGCACAAGAAACGTTCCCGTTCAAGAGACAGATCTGTAGCTAGTAGCCATAAAAGCAAGTCTAGCTCTCACAGACATAGAAAGAGGAGTTATTCTAGAAGTTTGTCTCGGGATCGCTACGAGTCGAAGTCTCGGAGGCGCTCCAGTTCGCGAAGGCGCTCTAGTTCGCGGCCCCGCTCGAAGCGGTCTCGGCGATCGGTGTCTAGGAGCAGATCTAGAAGCCGTACTAAACACAGTAAGAGCAGCAAGAAGTCTCGCAGGAGGTCGCGCTCTCGCTCTACTAGCAGTCGCTCCAGCTCTTTTGATATAG CACAAGGCTTCAAATCTGTTAGACTAGATGACACCGAAACCAAAGTAGAGCAGGCCATCAAGGCCGCAGAGGCTGCTGGGTTGACCATGACCAAGATACCAACTTACGAATACCCAGAAGTAGAAGTTAAAGAAGACATGCCAACAATCCACGATAGAAACTTGCTCGCCGAGTTGAACAGCGATGTGTTCATCCAAAGGTCATTCACATCCTCAAAGAATAAGAAACAGAACCAGAACATTGTAATAGACTTGGATGCGGAGACTGTTAAAGTTCCTAAAAGTGATATAAAAGTTAACAATATGGATGATACTATTCTGAACATGGAT GAAATTCCAAGCGAAGAAGAGTTGAGAGAGATGTGGATAAAGAAACTTTACCAGTATAGGAAGAGAATGCTGCGGggagaaatttaa